A part of Ignavibacteriales bacterium genomic DNA contains:
- a CDS encoding sulfite exporter TauE/SafE family protein, whose translation MFNVELLSALAIGFFGSFHCVGMCGPIALALPVPTSNNLSFIAGRVLYNVGRVITYSFLGAVFGFIGSRFYIYGFQQFLSIGLGAAILITVLTPRSLKTRITQSEIVRKISSPIKNSIGKLFSHASFSSMFLIGLLNGLLPCGFVYVGLAGSIASGDAITGASFMILFGFGTIPAMLAVSIFGKYFSLKIRNKINRAVPALAAMLAIIFILRGLNLGIPYLSPGLSQQPFSTEEMCE comes from the coding sequence ATGTTTAATGTAGAATTACTTTCGGCGCTTGCAATTGGTTTTTTCGGAAGCTTCCATTGTGTCGGCATGTGCGGACCGATTGCTCTTGCCCTCCCCGTTCCAACTTCCAATAATCTTTCTTTTATTGCCGGAAGGGTTTTATATAACGTTGGACGGGTAATTACATATTCTTTCCTTGGCGCTGTATTTGGTTTTATTGGAAGCAGATTTTATATCTATGGCTTTCAACAATTTTTATCAATTGGTCTCGGCGCAGCAATACTTATAACTGTACTTACTCCGCGAAGTCTGAAAACCAGGATCACGCAAAGCGAAATCGTTAGGAAAATATCATCACCCATTAAAAATTCAATTGGAAAATTATTTTCGCACGCATCTTTCTCCTCAATGTTCTTGATTGGATTATTAAATGGACTGCTTCCTTGCGGATTTGTTTATGTTGGATTAGCCGGTTCAATTGCTTCGGGCGATGCAATTACCGGGGCTTCGTTTATGATCCTTTTTGGATTCGGTACAATTCCTGCTATGCTTGCAGTTTCGATATTCGGAAAATATTTTTCGCTTAAGATCAGAAATAAAATCAACCGTGCCGTACCTGCCCTTGCAGCAATGCTTGCAATAATATTTATCCTTCGCGGGCTTAATCTCGGGATCCCCTACCTTAGTCCCGGACTTTCACAACAGCCATTCAGTACTGAAGAAATGTGTGAATAG
- a CDS encoding FixH family protein has product MKKINFNWGTGILITIIVFMIITLGSVFTFMNEKVDLVTENYYEKELKYQRQIDKLNRTHELRMEVDIQLSNAGIVLTFPDSINTGKIIGNVFLYRPSDSKYDGKLPVQINENGQMIISTAKLIKGFWKVKVEWSVDNDSFFSESSLIIQ; this is encoded by the coding sequence ATGAAAAAGATTAATTTTAACTGGGGAACAGGAATTCTAATCACGATTATTGTTTTTATGATAATCACACTTGGTTCAGTTTTTACTTTTATGAACGAAAAAGTTGATCTTGTCACGGAAAATTATTATGAAAAGGAATTGAAGTATCAGAGGCAGATTGATAAACTTAACCGAACGCACGAACTGAGAATGGAAGTTGATATTCAATTATCAAATGCCGGAATTGTTTTAACTTTCCCCGATTCGATAAACACCGGGAAAATTATTGGTAATGTTTTTCTCTATCGTCCGTCCGATTCAAAGTACGATGGTAAACTGCCTGTTCAAATAAATGAAAATGGTCAGATGATAATATCAACTGCAAAACTTATCAAGGGATTTTGGAAAGTCAAAGTTGAATGGAGTGTTGATAACGATTCATTCTTTTCTGAAAGCTCATTGATCATTCAGTAA